Proteins co-encoded in one Arachis hypogaea cultivar Tifrunner chromosome 13, arahy.Tifrunner.gnm2.J5K5, whole genome shotgun sequence genomic window:
- the LOC112732457 gene encoding uncharacterized protein isoform X1, with protein sequence MHVLYSQHSYSCPFPHPCICTDSKTSPLSSSRRHTFPLLQCSLFPFQPPRPKNHQYHSLPPAATVTAINQTTTPLSPFFFLFSHFSLFLPPFLPPSTSPQQPQGHHNYQTITPYSSLSSTFPDRQPSPSASTQNPPRRRRATATLFPLLPFTAPNQPPATPTSSHLSVNPNPQPSYHCGPHLQPLMPSQNCNHHRPHCHISSSPLPSPPSKPRAAAASFPSFYSLSLTSEPPPRTTLVLHHRRAMATQSSSPLSTKPYLLFSEPPSRSFTSAEPTLLFLLFALPSPSASTSHRNLPFLAEPVSTSSLNHPAQPRHRQHHQDLHHPIPTHNHPLVSVSPFHCLRERVQGTTPVFISFLLRHCRCASATTRPPPLACRTAVVATLHTRAPTPLLHRLFTAWNGQNRVQPLCLPTLHLPLFHCCVSASVPSLLLLPAPLLDPPPLGRHLSTSIFPSLAPLSILYFCLCPGKYGLKK encoded by the coding sequence ATGCACGTCCTCTACTCACAGCACTCGTACAGTTGCCCATTTCCCCATCCGTGCATATGCACGGATAGCAAAACAAGCCCCCTATCATCTTCGCGTCGCCACACCTTTCCCCTCCTCCAATGTTCCCTATTCCCCTTTCAACCTCCAAGACCCAAGAACCACCAATACCATTCCTTACCACCAGCGGCCACCGTAACCGCTATCAACCAGACCACCACCcccttatcccctttcttcttcctcttctcccatTTTTCTCTCTTCTTGCCCCCGTTCCTTCCTCCCTCTACCTCACCGCAACAACCGCAGGGTCACCACAACTACCAGACCatcactccttattcatcactctCTTCGACCTTCCCTGATCGCCAACCATCACCGTCGGCCTCGACCCAGAACCCACCGCGCCGTCGACGAGCCACCGCGACCCTCTTCCCTCTTCTCCCCTTCACAGCACCGAACCAGCCTCCAGCCACACCAACCTCTTCTCATCTCTCCGTGAACCCTAATCCACAGCCCTCTTATCATTGTGGTCCTCACCTCCAGCCACTGATGCCTTCTCAGAACTGCAACCATCACAGACCCCATTGTCACATTTCCTCTTCTCCTTTGCCATCGCCTCCGTCGAAACCCAGAGCAGCGGCGGCTAGCTTCCCCtctttctactctctctctctcactagcGAACCACCACCGCGAACCACCCTAGTCCTCCACCATCGACGAGCCATGGCTACCCaatcctcttctcctctctccacGAAGCCCTATCTCCTCTTCTCCGAACCACCATCACGTAGCTTCACCTCAGCCGAGCCCACCCTGCTCTTCCTCCTCTTTGCGCTACCTTCCCCTTCGGCTTCAACATCACATCGCAACCTTCCCTTCCTCGCCGAACCTGTCTCAACCTCCAGTCTCAACCACCCCGCCCAGCCGCGTCATCGCCAGCACCATCAAGACCTACACCACCCAATCCCCACTCACAACCACCCCCTTGTCTCTGTTTCCCCCTTCCACTGCCTGCGAGAGCGCGTACAGGGCACGACCCctgttttcatttcatttcttctccgTCACTGCCGCTGCGCTAGCGCCACCACCAGGCCACCACCCTTGGCCTGCCGAACTGCTGTAGTTGCAACCCTCCACACACGAGCTCCAACCCCCTTGCTCCATCGCCTCTTTACTGCCTGGAACGGCCAGAACAGGGTGCAACCCTTGTGTCTTCCGACCCTCCATCTTCCCCTATTTCATTGCTGCGTCTCAGCCTCTGTTCCGTCACTGCTGCTTCTGCCTGCACCACTGTTGGACCCGCCACCTCTGGGTCGGCATCTCTCTACTTCCATTTTCCCTTCCCTTGCTCCCTTGTCAATTCTCTATTTCTGTCTCTGCCCAG
- the LOC112732457 gene encoding uncharacterized protein isoform X2 produces MHVLYSQHSYSCPFPHPCICTDSKTSPLSSSRRHTFPLLQCSLFPFQPPRPKNHQYHSLPPAATVTAINQTTTPLSPFFFLFSHFSLFLPPFLPPSTSPQQPQGHHNYQTITPYSSLSSTFPDRQPSPSASTQNPPRRRRATATLFPLLPFTAPNQPPATPTSSHLSVNPNPQPSYHCGPHLQPLMPSQNCNHHRPHCHISSSPLPSPPSKPRAAAASFPSFYSLSLTSEPPPRTTLVLHHRRAMATQSSSPLSTKPYLLFSEPPSRSFTSAEPTLLFLLFALPSPSASTSHRNLPFLAEPVSTSSLNHPAQPRHRQHHQDLHHPIPTHNHPLVSVSPFHCLRERVQGTTPVFISFLLRHCRCASATTRPPPLACRTAVVATLHTRAPTPLLHRLFTAWNGQNRVQPLCLPTLHLPLFHCCVSASVPSLLLLPAPLLDPPPLGKYGLKK; encoded by the coding sequence ATGCACGTCCTCTACTCACAGCACTCGTACAGTTGCCCATTTCCCCATCCGTGCATATGCACGGATAGCAAAACAAGCCCCCTATCATCTTCGCGTCGCCACACCTTTCCCCTCCTCCAATGTTCCCTATTCCCCTTTCAACCTCCAAGACCCAAGAACCACCAATACCATTCCTTACCACCAGCGGCCACCGTAACCGCTATCAACCAGACCACCACCcccttatcccctttcttcttcctcttctcccatTTTTCTCTCTTCTTGCCCCCGTTCCTTCCTCCCTCTACCTCACCGCAACAACCGCAGGGTCACCACAACTACCAGACCatcactccttattcatcactctCTTCGACCTTCCCTGATCGCCAACCATCACCGTCGGCCTCGACCCAGAACCCACCGCGCCGTCGACGAGCCACCGCGACCCTCTTCCCTCTTCTCCCCTTCACAGCACCGAACCAGCCTCCAGCCACACCAACCTCTTCTCATCTCTCCGTGAACCCTAATCCACAGCCCTCTTATCATTGTGGTCCTCACCTCCAGCCACTGATGCCTTCTCAGAACTGCAACCATCACAGACCCCATTGTCACATTTCCTCTTCTCCTTTGCCATCGCCTCCGTCGAAACCCAGAGCAGCGGCGGCTAGCTTCCCCtctttctactctctctctctcactagcGAACCACCACCGCGAACCACCCTAGTCCTCCACCATCGACGAGCCATGGCTACCCaatcctcttctcctctctccacGAAGCCCTATCTCCTCTTCTCCGAACCACCATCACGTAGCTTCACCTCAGCCGAGCCCACCCTGCTCTTCCTCCTCTTTGCGCTACCTTCCCCTTCGGCTTCAACATCACATCGCAACCTTCCCTTCCTCGCCGAACCTGTCTCAACCTCCAGTCTCAACCACCCCGCCCAGCCGCGTCATCGCCAGCACCATCAAGACCTACACCACCCAATCCCCACTCACAACCACCCCCTTGTCTCTGTTTCCCCCTTCCACTGCCTGCGAGAGCGCGTACAGGGCACGACCCctgttttcatttcatttcttctccgTCACTGCCGCTGCGCTAGCGCCACCACCAGGCCACCACCCTTGGCCTGCCGAACTGCTGTAGTTGCAACCCTCCACACACGAGCTCCAACCCCCTTGCTCCATCGCCTCTTTACTGCCTGGAACGGCCAGAACAGGGTGCAACCCTTGTGTCTTCCGACCCTCCATCTTCCCCTATTTCATTGCTGCGTCTCAGCCTCTGTTCCGTCACTGCTGCTTCTGCCTGCACCACTGTTGGACCCGCCACCTCTGG